A single region of the Gammaproteobacteria bacterium genome encodes:
- a CDS encoding restriction endonuclease subunit S: MGVIPSDALVPTFLYFYFLTVDMRQLGSGSSIPQINNYDIEPLAISFPRSTDVQMAIVQSLEDLSVKSRSLEAIYKKKLDRLTQLKQTILQKAFAGELTTQPEQVLKEPLA, translated from the coding sequence ATGGGCGTTATTCCGTCGGACGCTCTAGTTCCAACTTTTCTATACTTCTATTTTCTAACGGTCGATATGCGACAGCTAGGTAGCGGCTCATCGATCCCCCAGATAAATAACTACGATATTGAGCCGCTTGCCATTTCGTTCCCTCGATCAACTGATGTTCAGATGGCGATTGTACAAAGTCTCGAAGATTTATCTGTTAAATCGAGAAGCCTTGAGGCTATTTATAAGAAGAAGCTCGATAGACTCACACAACTAAAACAAACCATCCTACAGAAAGCATTCGCAGGCGAATTAACCACGCAGCCTGAACAAGTCTTGAAAGAACCTCTGGCATGA
- a CDS encoding restriction endonuclease subunit S, whose product MRDTSKLRPLGALCQVLDCKRKPITKRHRVQGQYPYYGATGILDYVDGFIFDERLILIGEDGAKWGAGENTAFAADGKYWVNNHTHVIRPYRDTVVDEWLIYYLNAADLSPFITGLTVPKLNQGKLLEIPIPVPLLSEQKRIVAILDEAFEGIAVAFANAEKNLANARELFESYLDSVFTQKGEGWVKRKLGEVCTLKSGTTVNKNLEKSSGDVPYLKVADMTHICNESQIVASSRFLNIGDIRSNTIFPAGTTIFPKRGGAILTNKKRLTAVPICTDLKHYGRYSVGRSSSNFSILLFSNGRYATAR is encoded by the coding sequence GTGAGAGATACTTCTAAGCTTCGTCCGCTTGGCGCTCTATGCCAGGTACTGGATTGTAAGCGCAAACCAATCACCAAGAGGCACCGAGTCCAAGGACAGTATCCATATTATGGTGCGACAGGAATTCTCGATTACGTAGACGGGTTCATTTTTGATGAGAGGCTTATCTTAATCGGAGAAGATGGCGCTAAGTGGGGAGCTGGCGAGAACACCGCTTTTGCGGCCGATGGAAAGTATTGGGTCAACAACCACACCCACGTTATTCGGCCGTATCGGGACACGGTAGTCGATGAATGGCTTATTTATTACCTAAATGCCGCCGACTTATCGCCGTTCATAACTGGATTGACGGTTCCTAAACTTAATCAAGGCAAATTGCTCGAAATTCCAATACCAGTGCCCCTGCTCTCCGAGCAAAAGCGCATTGTCGCCATTCTCGATGAAGCATTTGAGGGGATCGCGGTTGCGTTCGCCAATGCCGAGAAGAACCTCGCCAACGCCCGCGAGCTGTTCGAGAGCTATCTGGATTCCGTCTTCACCCAGAAGGGCGAAGGATGGGTGAAAAGAAAATTGGGAGAGGTGTGCACGCTTAAGAGTGGTACAACGGTTAACAAGAACCTCGAGAAGTCATCTGGTGACGTACCCTACCTCAAGGTTGCAGATATGACGCACATCTGCAATGAGTCTCAAATCGTCGCATCTTCACGGTTCTTGAACATAGGCGACATCAGGAGTAATACAATCTTTCCAGCGGGTACGACAATATTCCCCAAACGAGGTGGGGCCATACTGACCAATAAAAAAAGGCTGACGGCTGTACCAATATGCACTGACTTAAAACATTATGGGCGTTATTCCGTCGGACGCTCTAGTTCCAACTTTTCTATACTTCTATTTTCTAACGGTCGATATGCGACAGCTAGGTAG
- a CDS encoding transcriptional repressor, producing the protein MTSVNAIPIKNAERVHTLATAQSALRNVGLRVTTPRAAVLMWLSRHPHATVHYIRSGVCRRLGSVSTQAVYDVLAAFMGAGLVRRIEPAGHPARYECRAGDNHHHLICRICGRTEDVDCAIGAAPCLTPSDAYGYDVDEAEVVFWGHCPRCRAGP; encoded by the coding sequence ATGACTTCGGTCAACGCCATCCCGATAAAGAATGCCGAGCGCGTCCACACTCTCGCAACCGCGCAAAGCGCACTGCGAAACGTGGGACTTAGGGTAACCACACCGCGAGCCGCAGTGTTGATGTGGCTGTCCAGACATCCCCACGCCACCGTGCATTACATCCGGTCAGGGGTGTGCCGGCGTCTGGGTTCGGTGTCCACACAAGCGGTGTATGACGTGCTCGCGGCGTTTATGGGCGCGGGTCTGGTACGGCGTATCGAACCGGCCGGTCACCCGGCACGGTATGAGTGCCGCGCTGGCGACAATCACCACCACCTGATCTGCCGTATCTGCGGCCGCACCGAAGATGTGGACTGCGCAATCGGCGCTGCCCCTTGCCTTACACCTAGTGATGCCTATGGATACGACGTCGACGAGGCCGAAGTCGTGTTCTGGGGCCACTGTCCGCGCTGCCGGGCCGGGCCTTAA
- a CDS encoding type II toxin-antitoxin system Phd/YefM family antitoxin, whose protein sequence is MLITQNGEARAVIQDVVSYEQTQEVLALLKILALGNREIEEGKVKPLATVVKRLRAKKADV, encoded by the coding sequence CTGCTGATCACCCAGAATGGTGAAGCCAGGGCGGTGATCCAGGACGTCGTTTCTTATGAGCAAACGCAGGAGGTATTGGCGCTGCTGAAGATTCTGGCGCTGGGCAATCGTGAGATTGAAGAAGGTAAGGTCAAGCCTTTGGCCACGGTCGTTAAGCGGTTGCGAGCAAAGAAGGCTGATGTCTGA
- a CDS encoding catalase: MTDMNRKPTTSDAGIPVASDEHSLTIGPNGPILLQDHYLIEQMANFNRERIPERQPHAKGGGAFGTFQVTSDVSAHTRAAVFQPGAETDVLIRFSTVAGERGSPDTWRDPRGFSVKFYTSEGNLDIVGNNTPVFFIRDPMKFQHFIRSQKRRANNNLRDHDMQWDFWSLSPESAHQVTWLMGDRGIPKSWRHMNGYSSHTYMWINAQGERYWVKYHFKTDQGIKFLTQEEGDQLAGSDGDYHQRDLYDTIERGDHPSWTLKMQIMPFEDAKTYRFNPFDLTKVWPHDDYPLIEVGKLTLNRNVTDYHTEIEQAAFEPNNIVAGTGLSPDKMLLARGFAYADAHRARLGVNYKQIPVNAPKVPVHSYSKDGAMRVQNVSDPVYAPNSYGGPEADPIRTDDGGHWYTDGEMVRTAYTLREEDDDWGQAGTMVREVLDDAARARLVSNIVGHLKDGVSPPVLARAIEYWRNVDKNLGDRIAEGVGGNQERAAPESSAKKGAYSTA, encoded by the coding sequence ATGACTGATATGAATCGCAAACCAACCACGAGCGACGCCGGCATCCCGGTAGCGAGCGACGAGCACTCGCTCACGATCGGTCCCAACGGTCCGATCCTGTTGCAGGATCACTATCTCATTGAGCAGATGGCGAACTTCAACAGGGAGCGGATCCCGGAGCGCCAGCCGCATGCGAAGGGCGGTGGCGCGTTCGGCACGTTCCAGGTCACCAGCGATGTCAGCGCCCACACGCGGGCCGCGGTATTCCAGCCGGGCGCCGAAACCGACGTGCTGATCCGGTTCTCCACAGTTGCTGGCGAGCGCGGCAGCCCCGATACCTGGCGTGATCCCCGCGGCTTCTCGGTGAAGTTCTATACCTCCGAGGGTAACCTCGATATCGTCGGCAACAACACGCCGGTGTTTTTCATCCGCGATCCGATGAAGTTTCAGCACTTCATCCGCTCGCAGAAGCGTCGCGCCAACAACAATCTGCGCGACCACGACATGCAGTGGGACTTCTGGTCGCTCTCGCCGGAGTCGGCGCATCAGGTCACCTGGCTGATGGGTGACCGGGGCATCCCCAAGTCCTGGCGGCACATGAATGGTTACTCCAGCCACACCTACATGTGGATCAACGCGCAGGGCGAGCGGTACTGGGTGAAATATCATTTCAAGACCGACCAGGGCATCAAGTTCCTGACCCAGGAAGAGGGTGACCAACTGGCCGGCTCCGACGGCGACTACCACCAGCGCGACCTATACGACACGATCGAGCGCGGCGACCACCCGAGCTGGACGCTGAAGATGCAGATTATGCCGTTCGAGGACGCCAAGACCTACCGGTTCAACCCATTCGACCTGACCAAAGTCTGGCCGCACGATGACTATCCGCTCATCGAGGTCGGCAAGCTGACCTTGAACCGCAACGTCACCGACTACCATACCGAGATCGAGCAGGCGGCGTTCGAGCCGAACAACATCGTGGCTGGCACGGGTCTATCGCCGGACAAGATGCTGCTGGCCCGCGGCTTCGCCTACGCCGACGCGCACCGCGCCCGGCTCGGAGTGAACTACAAGCAGATCCCGGTCAATGCGCCGAAGGTGCCCGTCCACAGCTACTCAAAGGACGGCGCGATGCGGGTGCAAAACGTCTCTGACCCAGTGTATGCGCCGAACTCCTACGGTGGCCCCGAGGCCGATCCGATCCGCACCGACGACGGCGGGCACTGGTACACCGACGGCGAGATGGTGCGTACCGCGTACACGCTTCGCGAGGAGGACGACGATTGGGGTCAGGCCGGCACGATGGTTCGTGAGGTGCTGGACGACGCCGCGCGCGCGCGGCTTGTGTCCAACATCGTAGGTCATCTCAAGGACGGCGTATCTCCGCCGGTGCTGGCCCGAGCCATCGAGTACTGGCGCAACGTCGACAAAAACCTGGGCGACCGCATCGCCGAGGGCGTCGGCGGCAACCAGGAACGCGCGGCGCCCGAATCATCCGCCAAGAAAGGCGCGTATTCTACGGCGTGA